The Silene latifolia isolate original U9 population chromosome X, ASM4854445v1, whole genome shotgun sequence genome contains the following window.
tcatacctatagggtaacactcttaattgatcgtatgacgatacgggtcaattaaattacttaaaattgacggacgattttggaagtaagatttacgtgtctcattgtaatttgattaaataagatacggtctaagtaatcgaattgttttaattacttagatgaaatcattgtttaaggaaacaattacatttgaatgaataaattattataaatacaagatgttgtcatttataattggtaaattattttggtacaagtaattatgaattactaagtcgatttcgtgtatgacgtatttttattaatgcgttgatttttaatatgttaaaaatacataacaattttacatgacatgtgacatgtgagaaattgacaaattgacaaagataaaatggaatccattttatctattataaccgaaataatgggaggattaggaaaatattaggttaattatgttagtggtaaacataatcatgtttgcctaatactagccatgaaagtctacttgttcttgtgaaggcaaccttgtgcatgcattggctcttttcttttccccccttccacccggttttgagaagagaaatatcatgggtttttcttcttattttttacctaatatacactatcatattcactagtgtattattcattccaacttacatctaaaataagaattttagagagataacatcttcctcctcctccctctctcttaaccggaattattgagagaccaaataatttttggatcaatttttacacaaaattaatattgttctagtaataataatattaattttattaagttgttatcttgggtataaatccttgggagggattctctacttgaattcttgttcatccatttaagaagagctcaagaacaagagagtaggagaactctcttgtgccctttgatccgaaaaatcACTACAAGAAATCTGCTCTCGGGCGACTGAATTACGCGACAGAAAATAGTCGCTAAATGCTCTCGGGCGACTACAATCAGTCGCCAAGGGGTCGTCGCTACGCTTAGTCGCCTAAATTCACTCGGGCGACGGATTTCAGTCGCTAAAATGGCGACAGAAAAACAtgtagtcgccaaattagcgaccaAAATTAGAGACGGAttgtagtcgccaaaatggcgacgggCCCTgttagtcgccaaaatggcgacagcTTTCAGTCGCTGTGTTtggtcgctaatttggcgactacaTGTTTTTCTGTCGCCAAATTTGTCGCTATGTTGCAAAAACTGAAAATTATGATCAGGGGGTTTGCGACGGGGGTGGTCGCATTTttggtcgccaatttggcgacgggCCAGTGTAGTCGCCAATTTAGCGACTGATGTCGGTCGCTAATTTGCCGATTTCAGTCGCTATTTTGGTATAGATTGGACCTAAAATTTTCATTTAGCTCGAGCCAAATTGCTACAATTTGAACctgcaattaaaattacaatccAGCAGCATACACAACGCACATGATGGCCAACAACGTCACATTTCATACAAATGAAATCCGAATTCAAGTTATTACAACCAACGCAACAAGATGATTCGTGTCCAAGTCTAACTAAACAAAGGATAAAAAAGTCTCATGCATCTAACTAAAACATCCGACAAGTAAAAGGATAAACAACCAACAACTGAGTCAATGACACGGCAAAGCAGatcccgctccactaccacctcctcCGGAAGGATCTTTAGGGTCTTGATTTTGTGGACGCCATCCCGGGTTGCAAGACGAGAAATAAGTGGTCATCAACTCCATTTGCTCCTTCATTCTCTTCAACTCTTCATCCCTTGCGGCCTCCCTTGCTTCCCTTGCTTCCCTTTCCGCCTTCCTTTCTTCTCTTTCGGTCTCAAGTGTAGTTTGAAGTTGAGACACGATACTCGGCATATATGTTTGGCTTTGAGGGGTTACCGAAGTAGGTCGGTCGTAGAAGAGTTCTCTTGCCGTTCCGGTTCCATACACCCCCCTTATTGAAGCCATCCACTAAATCAAGCCAAAGCTCATTATCGGAGATGTCGGGATTCCTCTCTTTCCGAAGTCGAAATTTAGCCTAAAAAATTAAAGCGTTAATGATTATATGTTATATTTGTATAACAATATATAtgtaatcaaaacatttgaaaggAATTGTATTATATACTTACATATAAACGGCGTTCTTCTTGAATTCCACACCCTTTTCCCCTTAGCTCCTTCTTTCGTATGCGTCTCATAGAAAAGCTCCGGAACCGTAGGcatcttacccttattcttggccGCCTtccgaaaatgaaaaacaaaggtTAAATTATAAAGACTACTTAATACTTTAAATATAATCTCAAACATAAACTAACTTAtatgtaaaattaaatatacgacgTACATTTGACATTGCTCGGTCATAGAATGATTGAGAACCTCCGTAATGCGTAGCATCAATGTGGGCATCCTTCTTCCCTCCCCTTTTATTGATCATTTTGCTCGAGCCGACTTCTCCTTAAATTCGGGGGTATCTCTCTTCTCCATCAGTTCTTTATATGCGGTTCCTATAAAAAAAAAATGCCAAATATTAGTATTTAattaaatagataacaaatgacgataatttaactaattaattacAACCACCAAAAGTAACTAAATACCTTCCATAAACTGAGGGGGTTTCTTCCTCTTAGAAACCTTATACATGTTATCTCTTAGCCTCTTTTTGCCGATGTAATTGTATCTCTCCCAAACAGAACGCTCTTGTTCCTTAGGCCAATGAAAGTTTTGCTAGACGTAAAAAAAAATCGTTAGAAAACACAAATCACTAATTAATTAGAATACATTTACGaaaattatttaaaaatataTATACCCGGAAGTTATTGAACCATCCCTCCTTCTCTTCTTCGCTTGCATCTGACCAACAAGTAATACCCCTGGTCATCTTTTGCTGAGTGCTAGCGGTGACTCCCCGAACTACATACTTGGAATTAAACCTGAAATTATACATGTTAAATACGAATTAAAAATATTCATATTAAAAATAAATCAACtactaataaaaaaataaataaagagaatttcTTACCAAAGACCCCTAATGTCAATAATGATCTTGTTATCCTCGGTGTATGTGACAGGGATCCCATGCTcgacctcctcctcctcgtcagtgTCATCCTCTAAGGACTGCTCGACCTCAGtagtctcctcctcctcctcctgcgtACTACGGCCCCCACTACCTCCGCCTCGCTGTCTACCACCACGACCACGTGCCATTATACTACAAATTGAACAAATAAAATTGTTAGAAAgtgttaattaaaattaaataaaacgaAATGGATAtaacatatatatataacataaaaaaTGGCTAGGAaacacaataataaataaattgatAACAAAAAGATGTAAAAACCTCATTATCCTAATCCTCAttgtcatcctcatcatcatcatcctcatcatcatcatcctcatcgtcctcatcgtcatcatcgtcacCGTCAccgtcatcctcctcctcctcctcctcctcctcctcctccatctccatctccatctccatgTGATCATCTGTCCCCTCCACAttatcttcttcctcttcttccaacTCCTCCCCTCCCGCTTCTTTCTCATTCTCATGAATGATTTCATCATCAATTGGAGATAAAACTGATTTTGATACAATTTCTTCTTGAAAAAATGTTGTATCAAATTTTGATCTAGCCTTTGTCTTAAAGACCGCCCACCATTGCTTTTGATGTTTATCATTACTCGTGCTTGGATAAgaagcaaaatacacttgatgagcttgatgtgcgagtataaatgggtcataagtcAAGTATGTTCGGGTATGATTAACTTCTacgagtttgtaacgatcatggactcTCATTCCCGCTATGGAATTATCTTTCCATTCACACTTGAATAAGACTGTTTTATAAGCACGTCCACGCCCATTATAGCACAACTCAAGGATATCCTCTAATATGCCGTAATATTCATTGTCATCAAGGGAGGAAATTgtaacaccataattgcatcTAACCTTCCTCTTCCCGTAATTGAATGTATGGAAATTGAATCCATTAACTGAATACCGATTCCAAGTTTTAACCTTTCGTGAAGGACCTAAGGCTAAACTCCTTACCAAATCATCTTGGATATTGCATTCAATGACATGTTTCcgaaaccatgatggaaattgatcctcatgcTTATTCCAAACATCATTCTTGCTCACATTAGGATGTTCTTTAATGAAATCGTTCACAAATTGTGTTTCATAAGGCTCTAAGATTTCACAATTAGAAAGAACGTAAAGATGAGCACGATTATATTCTttgtcatccaaatatcttgtctCCCCacttgatgaacacccttcatcatcatGAGTTTGGAAAAACTCGGGTACACTTGTGTCCACTTCATCGGCTTTATCAATATTTAAGTtctttgctttggtttctatatgtttttcaaagtaaagagagcaaaaatttgcaatctcttccgttaaatacgcattgcatatagaaccttcaacCCGAGccttattaccaatttttttcttcaaatgattaagaaacctatacatgtaaattaaaatgtagttatttctttattattagaataaaatatataaatgaataaTATTTACAATTGAAATACTAGTAAATTATTATTAcatacctttcaaatggatacatccacctatattggacgggtccaccaACTTTTGCTTCATAAGGCAAATGGACCGgtaaatgctccatggaattaaagaatgaaggagggaagatcatctcaagtttacataagataattggaatttggtcttcaagacgaatcatgtcatcaaccgATATGGTTGAAGAGCATAAATCTCgaaaaaattgactaatctcagaATCGCATTCCACACGGTAGTTGGGAGGAGATGTTTCAATGCAACGggtaataagcgctccatgaaaacatgacaatcgTGGCTTTTCAACCCTTGCAACTTCAgtttcttaagatcaacacaacGTTTGAAATCGGATGCATATCGATCAGGAAACTTCAACTTTCCTAACCATTGACACAATGCCTTCCTTTGAGCTTTATCAAGAGTAAAAATAGCTTTTGGCTTAGACCCATCCTTACGAATGTGTAGTTTGGGACGATCACAAAATCTCTTCAACTCTTTTCTTGAAGCAATAGTATCCTTGGATTTACcttctacatccataatcgtatgaatgagttgctcaaagaaattcttctctatgtgcattacatccaagttGTGCCTGAGTAACAATATATTCCAATACGGAAGGTCCCAgaaaatgcttcttttaaaccaaccgcttttctttttcttcaactctttaaactcttcttcagTACCATCAACAGTAGATGGCAAATCACGTATCAACTCCCATAACTCATCCCCTGGTAGCCGATCCGGAGCATCATCAAGCACCTCCTTACCTTTAATAAAAGCTTTTTTGTTCCTTCTATTTAGATCTCTATCCGATAAGAAGGTtttatgacaatcaaaccaacttatttttttggaattaggaagccaaaatgctttgcTCTTATCCATGCAACAAGGGCATGCCTTTTGTCCTGCGGTAGACCATCCAGATAGCATACCgtaggcgggaaaatcatttatggtCCATAAAAGTGACGCTCTTAGTTGAAAATTTTGCTTCAAGGACACATCATATGTTTccacaccaacttcccacaaatgttTCAACTCCTCTatcaatggttgtaaataaacatccaaattggCTTTTGGGTTACTAGGCCCGGGAATAATTAGCGACAAGAAGATAAACTGCCTTTTCaaacataaccaaggtggtaagttgtatggtgtgATCATCACGGGCCAACAGGAGTAAGGTTTACCAAATTGGGTGAAAGGGGCAAAGCCATCCGTACATAGGCCAAGTCGAACATTGCgaggttcctcggcaaaatcAGGGTACATCTtatcaaaacgcttccattcctctccatcactcggatgacacatcttccccggtgtacgaggattttctttgtgccatctcatttgttcagcaatgttttttgttgcatacattctttgaagtcttggagcaagaggaaaataaattaattggttttgtgatattggtttcttactcttttgacccgtcttattacccttcttgccttttcccttcaaaacaatatctccctcacttgtctcatatctacccctttgacatttcttacacttgtcaagcaaagcatcatctccccaaaaaagcatacatccttcaggacatgcatcaatcttttgatgCGGAAGCTCAAggcctttaactacttttttggtattatagaaacttcgggtcatgacgtTATTGTCGGGGATAGCGTCCTCAAGCAAAGACGCAATAGCATCAACGGcattaaatggcatattaaactcacattttaAGGTTATTATCCTAgaggcggcttgtaacaatgtcattctactcccTTCATATAAAGGTTTTTTCAAGCCTTTAACATTTCAAAAAAGGATTTTGCTTGTGGGTTTGGTTCTTGTTCAATGATAGGCTCGTGATTGTCATTATTAAAAGTATTAAACTCCAAAGCATCAACTACCATATTTCTATATGGGTTATCATTTTGTTCGGTTTGAGGTTGCTCGGTAATTGGAGAATATGGTTCTCCATGACAAATCCAATTATAATAATTTGGAGAAAATCCATTTGTataaagatgttcttctacttgaatgtaatgaaaatatttcaagtttttacatttactacaaggacacctaagtttattttctaccaaatcatatccatcttgttgtttagcaaactcaATAAACTCAAGAACCCCTTTACAAATCTACCGGTGGGACGTTTCCTCTTATCTACCCTATCTTCGTACATCCATTTGCGTTccgatctcttcattttaatctaaaaaaTATTCCAAACAATAATTTTTATTATACCAACATTATACTAACATTATACCAACATTATACTAACATTAGACTAGTATTATTAACACTAGCAATTTACTAAACTAACATTAGACTAGTATTATAACAACATTATACTAACATTAGACTAAATCTTGTAATTAAGTATACTAACATCATCAAAATCACCAATACATTGTCAACTACAACCCTAATTCAAATAACATTACCAATTTCACAAAAATCCCCAATTCATATTCACCCTAATTATCAATTTATACAAACCCTAACTAATTAAACATCATAACAACATCCAAATTAGTGGTTGTTTATACTAACCAAACTAACTACAagaacaaattcaacaaacaaatcAAAAACTATACTATAATTAACATATACTAATAACACAAATACTAACTAAACTAAGATTAACTTATACTAACCAAACTAAATCTACCTTAAACTTAACATACTAAGAACACTAATATACTAAATAAACTAATTAcaataacaaattaaacaaattaaactaaacttaatctaagaaattgaaattataaACAAAGATTCATACCTTCTTCAAATCAAATTAGTGTTGTTCGGTGGTTGGGTGGTCGCCGGTGGTGGGGTCGGATGGTGTTGATGGCGGACGGCAGAGTGATTGTTGCGCGGTGACGATGGCGCGGCGTCGAGGTCTTGTCGTCcttctctattttttttttttcgaattggTAAAGTAAGAGAGAGGGGAAGGAAATCTGGGTATATGGTGTGAATTGGACGGGCGACGGACAATGGCGACGGAACAGTGCTCGGTCGCTAATTTAGCGACTAAAAGCGGTCGCTATTTATTTTTATTCAGTCgctattttttttaaaaagtcgtcgccaatttggcgacgtgTTGCAGTCGCCCGAATTTTTTGCTAGTCGCCAATTTCGAGACCATGCGTTTTCGTCGCCTAGTTTGGTAGCCCGAGAACGAAATTCTTGTAGTGAATCAATGTAAGaataaagatttcttccttatttacttattgtttgcatgcataagatctatgattaattttatgactaaataatatcatcacatatatgaatatgttaggagaagagagatagatttctaacaagcggtatcatgagccttggttgtttgcatgcaaatcggttatagtttttccgagttatacgattaacatataaaacttgtaaatttgtgttattatgatatatcacgaaataatttatgcatgttaaagtttctggtcctaaaatgtatttaggatattttggttaatttatggattttattgttcatcttatataataatggcattaaaaatgtgattttatgattaaaatgtcattttcggactaaaattagctaaacttcaaattttccagtgatttttggatatgttttcacatatattatttttagatgacctgtatgttttcataatttttggagttcttatgctcgaaatatggatttttcatgataaaaatcgaatttaaatgaagaataggttaatatgagataaatttcgaatctggtcatataaatttagtatgttgtcacatgcaattttacaatatgtgtgtaaaataataggctataatgaagtcttcatgcatgatttatgaatttttgatgaaaaatagcataaatagtgacttaattagtgaataattgctaaaacatacttcatgactaaggaaaaacgttacatgttgcattttattgtctttttcagatctaaaattgaaaagttgatgaatataatttttctcatgtttttatgattataattgataaatccgataaaccgcaacatagtttttccgataaatatttcgaaattttaacctaagtttttgaacattatgagtgtcatggtatttttccagaatgtttatgagtttaaattttgaattttgaatttatttgaaatttttgtgatttatttgaagtttatagctttttatagtaattttgagtccattaatgaacaatttttaagtaatataagttaattatagtcaaatagttagtgaagactaattttgagtcctaagaggttagggtaattaacttgtacataaatatgaatttatgtaattatcgtgattataaaacgttgaatcacgcaaatccgtaaaaaccgtttaatatacgatattggctccttaaaggcgatttagcataaaattgggcatgttcatacatattataatgctgcattttatttatgattgtcataattttattttatgtaatttttgaattatgtaatttttacttagtatggccttagtttttaattgatattacccgaaatgtatgggaatatcgattcggttgtaatttattgtgatctcgtatcaccgttttgtaatttaatagatttattttattttaattacaaatgtataataggaaattatgtaatttgttatgtaatttatttattccggagttctttgaagacggtgtcattcaagaaggtgatacataaagacggtgttacctcgagatgcgcgccaaaaccgaagttcaagggaccaatggagttggtttccgaatatgtaatagtaaattagattttctattttaggaaggccatactaggatttattttatgctttgcattttatttatatgttgcatgcatcgctaaatcgtcataactaaaacatgcatcatcttttaatcgagtttaatcgaccgtgtcaattagaattatcgtagttcaccgctttagttcacttaaaacgtgatagataataaattgacatgacctctcgctaaaataatcaattgagacatagccttaccaaaaagtagaaaccacgaaaacctatttcgcgagggagtacactcggccctaccggggtacaaaacttgttacgtaggggaagtgggtgataaatgtctatccaccgaattcatgttgataagggatgtatcggccttaccgtgcccaagttgatgtggatttggatcatggacacatttattcgaaatttggattgagctcaacggaagtattcgtgaccgtagtcgcatgtgttccgggctaaagataaatgttaatgtaattttatcgaccaagagttctaaaagtagaatcgattaaagtgttaatccaccgagttatattgataagggatgaatcggccctaccgtgcccaagttaatatgaatttggatcttggaatcatttataatagttgggtagaggtcactatataaatgctcatatcttgttaatttatttacaagtatgatattaaaaagacaaatgttaatatttccttttcctccatacttgtagttcattacaatgaatccatcaaacgctaccgcaccgataactattgagtcttgtcacaatgtttttgacgacgtttgctccaacaatgatttcaacactactagagaacttcattttgggattggttcggatggaaacctaaacttcatcacttcttctaaacctcctacaagatctcgtgtgagccggtctcaggaagaccgcctcatacaatctataggatatttgtctctggaagataaagatgccaaaactagtgggagctcaagcaatcaagttcttgcttcaaagggcaaaaagttcaagaagaagggaaagaaagtgaaaaacttcaagcaagttgatgatgagtgccattattgatatggcatgggacattggcttaggaattgtcccgtatatttgcgaaatataagggaaggaatcatcgttccaaaaggtaaaattcctaaggaaatttatgttattgatataaattatacttccactacaacatgggtactgaataccggttgtggttctcacctttgtaatcatttacagggtttaagagacgtgaagaggcttagcaaaggagatgtggatctacgccttggaaatggagctcgagtagcggccgaatccaaaggaacttatgtattagctttgccaaatggatttgagttgtatttacataattgtttttatgtgcctacactctctaaaaacattatttctatcgctatgctagacatggacggtttttgttttgtcattaagaacaatcgttgtactatttctaggaacgacttggttatatgccaagcttcctctattaatggcatttacattttagaaacctcaaatccaactaatgatatctataacattcaatcaaagaaactcaaatcaagtgacccaagtgaatcgttcatttggcattgtcgattaggtcacataaacgagaatcgcatcaaaagattaatttcaagtaatgtgattacaccatttgattatcaatcatttggtacatgcgaatattgcctacttggcaaaatgactcgtaatccttttagtggtaaggggacacgagctagtgaactattaggactcgtacacaccgatgtatgtggaccaatgagtatcaccgctcgaggaaattatgactacttcataaccttcaccgacgacttgagtagacatgggcatgtctatttaatgaaatataagagtgaagcttttgagaaattcaaggaatttcaaaatgaagtagagaaccaattgaacaaaaagataaaagcactacgatccgaccgtggtggagaatatcttagccttgaattggattcacacttgaaaggttgtggtatcatatcacaactttctccacccggaacaccacaacttaatggtgttgccgaaaggagaaatcgaaccttacttgatatggttcgatccatgatgagtcaaaccgag
Protein-coding sequences here:
- the LOC141622265 gene encoding uncharacterized protein LOC141622265, coding for MARGRGGRQRGGGSGGRSTQEEEEETTEVEQSLEDDTDEEEEVEHGIPVTYTEDNKIIIDIRGLWFNSKYVVRGVTASTQQKMTRGITCWSDASEEEKEGWFNNFRQNFHWPKEQERSVWERYNYIGKKRLRDNMYKVSKRKKPPQFMEGTAYKELMEKRDTPEFKEKSARAK